GGCCAGGATCAAGTGGATCCAGGTATCACACTCGATCTTGGTCACCATCCATTTCAGCCCAGGATTTGAAATAGGGTTGCCTACTCGCGCTAGGGCGTGCGTCGTCGGCCTCGCTCTCGCTCGCGTGCGTCCGTCCGTCGCGTCGGCAGGATAAAATCCGGCTGAGTTGAACGTGGGGAAGTCTTCCGGGCCGTGGAGGCGGGGAAATGGCCGTTACCAGCCTGTTTCGTTGCCGGGCCAGTCCAAACCGAACGGACTTTTTTTGTAAGGATACAGGTGGGATGGGCCCTCATTCGGAGATAACCGAACAAGGCCTTAGCTGGTTAAATCTTGCTTGGGTACCGAGCTAGTTCGTCTTGTCTTGTTAAGGGCCCGTTTATTTCGACGAGAGATTGTGAGGTAGTTTGTAAGTACTAGTTTCATTTTACTGTTTTCAAGGTTGTCATATCATTCGAGGTGGAATGAAATTTTGAAGAAAAACAACCGCTACAATGCAAGTTTAATTATTTTTACTTCAGAGACAATCATAATATTTAATTCAGCGTGACATGGAAGCGTTTATTTGGACATGGCATACGGGATTAGATGAATAAAACTCTTAACCCTCAAGAGATGTGTGGAATACCTTCACTGTATTGCAAACCGTGTGAACCAAGTTTCATCTAAATAGAActcatttttttttcaaaattcaAAAACCATGCCACTATATTTGCCTATGTGATACCTCATTTGCGAAGAAATAAAACTTCCATGGGAGCGATTAGAGTTGCTCTATTATTATTTCTAATTTTCTATGCGAGAGAGTGGGAACTTACAATACAACTAGAGGGCTAGCCCATGATGACCTGTTGCAGCCCATCATCAGATTCAGAGAGTTATAAAGCAGGCTGTATCTAGGCCCAAGCCCAATACGAAACCTTGACAGATCGAACCCTCCTGATAAGTCCGGATCTCCTCCGACCCGCCCATCGAGACCCGTTAAGCCGACCGCCACCGCCTCGTCACCAGCGCGTCATTAACGAGGCTCCGGAAATCTCCACGTTTTTTTCTTCCCTGCAACTTCCCCCCACCGCCTTCGCCCCCTATCCGCGTCCCCCGCGAGATCGATCGCACGCggccgaccccgccgccgccgcccccccgcGAGCCAGCCATGGCGGAGATCGCCGAGCGGGCCGCCGCGGGCGAGCTGCCGGAggagccgcggccgccgcccgggggagaggaggaggaggaggaggaggaggaggaggagggggacgtgtgccggatctgcCGCAACCGCGGCGACGAGGGCCACCCGCTCCGGTACCCGTGCGCCTGCAGCGGCAGCATCAAGTTCGTGCACCAGGACTGCCTCCTCCAGTGGCTCGACCACAGCAACTCGCGCCAGTGCGAGGTAAAAACCGTGCCCCCGCCCGCCCCCGTGGTTGGGGACGCCGCTGCGTTGTTGATTTAGGGATTTGATTGGTTCGATTGCGTGGTGGAATCGGTCGATTGAATGTTGAGCTGGTGCTCCGGGTGATTTTTTTGTCTATGGCATGTAGGTTGGGGCAGAGCATGGTTAATATGCGTCGGTAGTGGGTAGAGCTAGTAATTCATGTGGTTTTTTATGGCTTTGAGCTGCGTTAGGGGATTAGGGATGAGAACCATGCTGACTGGATGGTTATGATGGATTATCCTGATAACAAAGGAATTTTGTAGTGCTGCTTGCTGTTGTGATTATTGAGCTTTTTATGCCTTTGAGCTGCTAGAATCAGGGGGTTAGGGTTCAGATTCATTTTGACTGGACAGTTTTGATGGATTATTCTGCTAGCAAAGGAATTTCATACTACCGCGTTGCTGTTGTGCTTTCTGTATTTAGGAAGGCATGATGGTTCTGATAACCTGCAACTGCATGAGCTGCTTAGCAGTGAAACTATTGATGCGATATTGACAATTGATTTTTAGTTTCAGTTGCCTAATGTCCTTTCAGAATGAAGCTCCTCTTGACTAATTTCTTGGATCTTTAAAGCGTCTCACTTTCGGGTGTTTGTTTGGTTTAGGGTAAATGAGTGAACAGGTATTAGTTGTTGGTTGTTCCAACTTCCATTGGAAACTCTAGGGCTGGGTGGTAATTGCTTGAATTGCAAGGGAAAAAACAGAGAGGATGGTGTGTTTTGTTTGTCTTAACTCCAGTTTCTTTAGATAATTTCTGATCCACGCATCTGTGCACTGCAGGTTTGTAAACATGCATTTTCCTTCTCACCTGTGTACGCTGAAAATGCTCCGACAAGACTTCCTTTCCAAGAACTGATAGTTGGTGTTGGAATGAAAGCATGCCATGTGTTTCAATTCATACTCCGGCTTGCCTTTGTTCTCTCAGTTTGGCTCATGATTATCCCATTCATTACCTACTGGATATGGAGGTTAACATTTGTGAGAAGTCTTGGTGAAGCGCAAAGGCTGTTCCTGAGTCACATCAGTGCTCAGTTGATCCTTAGTGATTGCCTTCATGGATTCCTTCTCTCAGCTATCATTGTCCTTATATTTCTTGGAGCCACCTCATTACGGGACTACATAAGGCATTTGCGTGAGCTTGGTGGACATGATGCTGAGAGGGATGATGGAGGCCGTGAAAGGCATGGTGCTCGGGCTGTCAGGAGGTTAGCGGGTCCTAATAATAGGGTTCCTGCAGATGGAAATATTGATGAATTAGCTGAAGCCCAAGGAATTGGTGCTGGTGAACTTCTGAGGAGAAATGCTGAAAATGTTGCTGCTCGATTGGAGCGACTTGAGGCTCAGGTTGAGCAGATGCTTGATGGTCTGGATGATGCAGATggtgcagaggatgttcctttTGACGAACTTGTTGGTATGCAAGGCCCTGTCTTCCACTTGGTTGAGAACGCAATAACAGTAAGTACTATTCTTTCCTACAACACTATTTCTAGGACTAATGTGTCTGCATGactattttgagttttggagttgtGTTGCTTTGCTTTCTAATAATGTCCAATATGTAGTAATAAGTAGTCAAAACCTTTATTATTAGGGCCCACTGAAATTGAGTCTCAATAAGCATGTTTGGATATCATCTTGTTGATAATTTAAGACCATCTCACTCAGCTTTTCAATTTAAATAAATGCATATCATATTTTGTCAATCCACTTGACATGTCCGATCTGTTGATTCAGCAGGCAGTTTATTTCTAAGTGCTTTATTGGTTActgttgatttttttttctctgaAATATGAAATGAAAGGGGCATGAGAGAAGCTTGATAGTCCTAACTTTCGACAACATCTATGATCCAATTTCAAACATTGCAGTTGGTGCTTTTAAAATCATCGATGTCTTAACTTCATTTTATTTTGCGAGTAAATAACATGATTTTTTGTGGTCCTAGATTTTTAAAATACTGACAGGAATGTGTCTTTTCTCCAGGTTTTGGCCAGCAATGCTATATTCCTCATTGTTGTGATCTTTGTTCCATTCTCATTGGGAAGGATTGTCCTGTACTATCTATCATGGTTTTTCTCTTCGGCCTCTACTCCTATGCTGGCAAAAATGATGCCCTTCACAGAAACAGCTATTTCTATAGCTAATGATACATTGAAGAGTGCACTTAATGTTGTGAAGAATTTTTCTTCCGATAGTAACAATGAAGGTGTCATTGGGCATGTGATCGAGGTTGTTACTCAATCCTTGAAGATAAATGCCACTGGTCTTAGTGTAATTCAAGGCACTGGGAAAAGCAGTCTGATAAAAGGAACAACCATCGGCTCATCTTATCTTTCCGATCTGACAACTCTTGCTGTTGGATACATGTTCATCTTCTGCCTTGTATTTTTGTACATCGGATCACTGGCTTTACTTCGATATGCTAGGGGAGAACGTTTTACCATTGGAAGACTCTATGGTATAGCTACAATATTAGAGGCCATTCCATCTCTGTGCAGGCAGTTCTTTGCTGGAATGAAACATCTCATGACGATGGTCAAAGTCGCATTCCTTCTGGTGATTGAGCTCGGTGTCTTTCCTCTTATGTGTGGTTGGTGGCTTGATGTCTGCACTCTAAAGATGCTGGGCACAACAATTGCTCAGAGAGTTGAATTCTTTACAATGTCACCCTTGGCGAGCTCTTCTATCCATTGGCTAGTTGGGATTGTGTATATGCTCCAAATAAGCATATTTGTCAGTCTTCTTCGAGGGGTATTGCTCAGTTCACTTTATATCTCCAGCAACTGCAATCAGACATTTAAATTCTCCTATATCTCATTTGTCTGACATTCTTTTTACCTTTTTGTGTTAGGTACTGCGCAATGGAGTTCTTTATTTTCTGCGGGACCCTGCTGATCCAAATTACAATCCGTTTAGGGACTTGATTGACGATCCTGTGCATAAACATGCTCGACGGGTTCTTTTGTCTGTTGCCGTGTATGGAAGCTTGATTGTGATGTTGGTCTTCTTACCTGTAAAACTGGCCATGCGAGTAGCACCTTCAATTTTTCCTCTGGACATCACGTGAGTTAGCTTACACAACATATTTTTTTTTGGTCACTTGGAATTTCAAGTCTTAAGTCGTGTTTGCCTCCGGAATTGCAGGATATTTGACCCATTCACTGAGATTCCAGTTGATGTCCTTCTGTTCCAAATATGCATCCCATTCGCAATTGAGCACTTCAAGCCTCGTGCAACTATTAAATCTCTTTTGCACCATTGGTTTGCTGCGGTTGGTTGGGCCCTTGGATTAACTGATTTCTTACTGCCAAAACCTGAAGAAAACGGTGGGCAGGAAAATTGGAATGGCAGGGCAGAAAGAAGAGATAGGGGCCATGGTGGGCGGGAAATGATTGCCCCACAGGTTGAACAACGCATGATACAACATGTTGCTGCAGAAGATAATGGCAGGGGAAATGCAAATGAAGCCAATGATGTTGCTGAAGAACCTGATGTAGATGATCAGGGAGACTCAGAGTAAGTATTTATATAATCTCTAGATTTGTGTAAAGAATAAGTATGCATGGTCTTCCCCCCATACATTATGCAATCCTACACAGATTACACTATCAAAAGAACTAAACAGCTCTGAAGATAACGGAGTTTGTATAGAAAAAAAACTGAATGCAACTGTGGCTCAGTTATCTGCACATGTTTTCTGAATCATAATTTTACAAATAGATTATTAACATAATTGAGTAATTTATCAATCTATATAACAAATACTCGAGAAAGTTGACAAGTGTATGAGGTTCTGATCATATTTTTCTGAATACATCAACATAAATTATGGTTTAATTATCtgattttttttccatttttgAAGGTACGGCTTTGTGCTTCGGATTGTGCTCTTGCTTGTACTGGCATGGATGACACTACTAATATTCAATGCTGGAATGATAGTTATTCCTATATCGATTGGCCGTCTCGTTTTTGAGGCTGTTCCCCGTCTGCCAATCACACATGGCATCAAGTGCAACGGTAATTTACTTGTTATTCTATTTCCTCAATTGATGTTATGTAACTTCTCATGTTTATGAATAACGAGATCAATTGTGCAACACATTTGCTGACACCCTTGGGTACTCTTGTCCAGATCTCTTCTCCTTTAGCATTGGGTGCTATATTCTCTGGAGCGCAGCAGCTGGAACCAGATATGCAATTGATTATACCAGATCGCGGCAACTAGGAATCCTGGTACAACAGATCTGCAAGTGGTGCTCTATTGTTTTGAAGAGCTCTGTTCTGTTGTCAATATGGGTAATCTTCTGGACTTAACTGTGCTGTTTCAAGTTTCTGCTATCCACCTTTTGAATTTGTGGCAGCTCTCTGGCTGAAGAGGAGTTTCCTGAGTACCTTTTGTGTTATAGATCTAACTGGTAGCATTTTTTCTTTCTTCCAGATCTTCGTTATTCCTGTCTTGATTGGACTCCTTTTTGAGCTACTGGTCATTGTACCAATGAGAGTGCCTATCGATGAGAGCCCCGTCTTCCTATTATACCAGGATTGGGCGCTTGGGTTAATATTCTTGAAAATATGGACTAGGCTGGTAAGATTATAGATGACTCTGATTCTTGTGCTCCTGCCTTTTGTTTTCCAGTTGTTTATCAACCTTGTTTTGTACTAGAGGAGGTTTTGAGTTAATTAACTTACTTTGAGACTATTTTCCAGGTTATGTTGGATCAGATGGCACCTTTGGTTGATGAAAGTTGGAGGTCAAAGTTTGAGAGAGTTAGAGACGATGGCTTCTCCCGTTTAAGGGGTCTGTGGGTCCTCCATGAAATTATAATGCCGATCGTCACCAAGCTCCTTACTGCTCTCTGTGTCCCATACGTCCTTGCAAGGGGCATCTTCCCGGTGCTGGGCTACCCTCTCATCGTGAACTCAGCAGTCTACCGCTTTGCCTGGCTAGGCTGCCTGATCTTCAGTGCCCTCTTCTTCTGTGGCAAGAGATTCCATGTCTGGTTCACCAACCTCCACAACTCCATCAGGGATGACCGCTATCTGATCGGCCGGAGGCTGCACAACTTTGGTGAGGACACACCTGAACCAAGCGAATCCGGAGCAACTATAGGGTCAGATGACCAGGACAGGGCACTAGTCCTGCAAGATCAAGAAGAGGAAGTGGGACTGAGGCTGAGGCACAATAACGTGCGCGCAAACCAACAGCCGAGGCTGGCATTTTAAGCAGGAAGGAGCTTTCGGTAAAGAGAGCATAACCTTGGTATAACCTTCGGCCTGCAGCTTCTGCTTGTGGTTTGTCTTTGGGTTGTAGAGTGAGTTTGTGTGCTAGTGATAGGGATGAGTAAGGACTATTGTACAACAATCAACAAAGCCTGGTAGAGAGCTAAAAAAAATGATTGGCGACAGTAATACTGAAGGTAACTCACTTTCCTGTGGTAGTCTTGGCTGACTGTAAATATCGTTTGACAGAGCACTACCAGGCCGACTCAGTTTTATGTGATCTTGTTGTAATGGCTATTGAATTAAGTTATACTATATCGGTCAGGTAGATACAAGGTAGATTATAGCATTATCGCCCCCTTTTTTTTTGGATTGTGTGCCATCAATTTCTTTTGGCAACTGTAACATTGTATTCTGTGTAGTGTTGCCCATATACTGATATAAGCCTTAAGAGGTTGTGTCTGCAATTATTTCGAGAGGCCACTCAGTGGTTCTAGTGGACACGCAATTGGATGTATGCCCACAATAATGGTCGACCATGCACGTTTCCAACTTCGATGGCTATGCAACGCTGTTTCAAGTTGTACTCTGCAATAAAACACTTCCTAACTGCAGTCCTAGGCTTGATGCAGCTTTTCTTTCTCCGTCATTGCATTGGCTCAGAATCTTTATTCACTACAAATATATCTTCCATTGAAATGACCAGTTGATACGTATGCTTTTTTCACAGATGAATCAATACTCGACCTTGCTGCAACATTGTTTTCATGTCTAGTGGCATATAGTAGCACATCGCAACCTCCCCAGCACCATTATGGAAATCTCAGTACCAATTACTATAGACTGCTGCGGAGGGAACAAGGCAATCAGCAGCACTCTGCTGGTGCCCTCGAGCGAGGAGGGGGGAGAGAGGTGGGATCCCGGCCCCTTTGTCTGCGCCATGCGAGCGCCGGCCTAGACGGGCCCAGCCTCTGTCGTCCCCTCCGAGCACCTTCTCCCCGTAGTTTCTACGTGCGGCGACGGCGCTGTGTGCTGCGATTGCTGCTCTCTCCCCCCACACCAATCCCGTTGAACTGCGACGCGCGTACGTTTGCAACGGACAACAACGATGCTCAAGTTGCCTATCCAGCATGCGTTCGTCCTCCCTTGCCGTTGCGATGCTTCCTTTCggaattttttttttggaagaAATTCCTTTCGGATTTCGATGGCGAGAAACCGTGTGGTACCCTCGAACAAACCAGTGCGGGATCAGATTCGTCTTGGAGAATCGTAAGAGAAGAGAGGATACCCGTACGCGCCATGGTAGTTGTGCGAATCAAGCCCTTCCAAACCAACCGCGCGGGAACCAACGGTCGACGGCGTATTTGGAACCTGATCTCTCTCTGCGTACACGTGCCTCTCCTGCGTAGAAATTACGGGGAAAAAGTGCTTGGAGGGGAGGATCGTAACGTAGCCTTCGCTCCGTTGACTGGCCATGTTAGTTAAAAAAAATGCGTGACCCGGATCCAAGCAAGAACGTGGATCGCAACTGCTAGCGGTTTGCTGCACGCACATGCGGCGACGCGCCTTGGGCCTTGGCCCACCTCTAGCCCTGTTTCTTCAGTCGCCAACGGTCAGTCAGGTCCTGCTGCGTGCTCCAGAGGGCTTGCTTATTCATAACGACCTGCAGGACGGGTCAAAACTAAATCCTGCCTTTTTCTCTGCCCTCTTCTCTTTGGGACGACACGCCGATGACGATGAGTAGCAACCGATCCGGCTCGAGGATTGGGGGCCACGCCCACGCGTCTTCTCAGATGCAGGGACGATCCATCCAAATTTCCAAGCGGCTCTCTCCTCTCTGCTCGCCATGGCAGCCGCTGGAGAAGTTTATGGGAATTTATATTTCCGCGGCAGGAGGTCCTGGGTGCAGCGGTGCCCCAGCAGGAGGAAGGTCCTATATTTAAGACACCACGGGGCCGGGCCCTCGTCATCGTGCTCGCATCGCCCAGCGACAACCCTGTTGGCTTGGCtcgttcctcctcctcctcctgcggcCCCTCCCCATCCTCCTCGCCAGCCCGGCCGGCGGCCGCGCTCCGCATGTCAATCCACGGGCTGATCCTGGAAGTCAGAGGTGAGCCGCTCCACGAGCAACACCCCCCCAGGCCCCACCTCGGCTTCTGTAGCTGTAGGCGCCGAAACCTAGGTTGAAAACTTTTTCCCCTTGCGCTTGCCTGCAGTCACCGGGTGCCGGAAGCTGCGGGACACGGagttcttcacccgccaggacCCCTACGTCGTGCTCGAGTACGCCACCACCAAGCTCCGCACCCGCACCTGCACCGGTCGGTACCCGCTTCTCTCTGTTCGTTGCCTTCCTTTTTTTCCTCCTCTCAATGTCAACGACGGACCTGCTTGTGGTTGCGGGCGACCGAACCTGAAATTCAAACGGGTACGTGCTACACCGATTCAGACTGCGAGCATGGAAATTCAGCAGTTGATTCAGCTCAACCTATTGACGTATTGGGCATACTCGTTCAATTGGTCTGATTCAGAGGCATTGGCTGAATGTGAACTGTCGGTATCAGCAAGGCCGTAGTAGGTGGGCAGGTGAACGGgtcagctgctgctgccgcttcCCGTTAATATTGATGTgggtgctgcctgctgcctccTGGTCACCTTACATTACATGACTCAGTAGGAAAAAAAAAATAGGGGATAAGGGCATTTTATAAGAAACCGAGCTAGAAAATTACAGCCAAATTAAAACAAACGGCCAAAGGAAGGTGAAACAATGAACAAGAAAAGGCGGCAAAGCAAAACAATAGCTAATGGGAGAATTCACAGCTCGGCCCATAGGGAACAAATAAATCTGATGGTACACAGCTTTGATACGGAGGCCAACAGCCGACCAGCTGGGCTGATTCTATCTAACTTTGCGCGTAGAGTCTTTGTGCCTAGTTATATGCCCTGTCGATGCGCTAGATACCCCTAGCTGGCATCTTCCTGGAATCGGCATAACGTGCTTGATTCTTGATTTGATAGTAAATTATCATGTTGGACCTTTCATTAAAAAGGAATTCAGTTTGGTATGGATTTTTATTATAACCTTTTGCTATTCCGATACCATTATGTTTTTTTAATCATTAATGGCTGACAATTATTATGAAGAGATGAACATACCCTGCTGCTGCTAGAAGCACTAGCTTTGGGTACTAAAATCCCTTGTTCCTTTTACGTGTCTTGGTGTCGTCATTATCTGGAAGCTAGCTGTTTATGTTAGTGGTTCCATGGTTTAAAGACTAATTGCATTTGAACAAAATTTAAAGTAATGAAGAAACTAGGGAGTGATGAGTATATGCAAATCATGCCTACAATTTGCGTTGAAAGTTGAAACGGATCACCATTTTTTTGTCCGTCGATTGTCAATTCATCTTGGGTTGTACACATTTATGAGCAATTTGCACAatcattttttttgtttttactTCTTTGCACAATTAATTGGGTTGCACAATTTTTACAAGCTAGCTGTATTTGGGCCCATAGGGAACAAATACCGCTGATGGTACACAGCTTTGATACGGAGGCCAACAGCCGACCAGCTGGGCTGATTCTATCTAACTTTGTGCATAGCGTCTTTGTGCCTAGTTATATGCCCTGTCGATGCGCTAGATACCCCTAGCTGGCATCTTCCTGGAATCGGCATAACGTGCTTGATTCTTGATTTGATAGTAAATTATCATGTTGGACCTTTCATTAAAAAGGAATTCAGTTTGGTATGGATTTTTATTATAACCTTTTGCTATTCTGATACCATTATGTTTTTTTAATCATTAATGGCTGACAACTATTATGAAGAGATGAACATACCCTGCTGCTGCTAGAAGCACTTGCTTTGGGTACTAAAATCCCTTGTTCCTTTTACGTGTCTTGGTGTCATCATTATCTGGAAGCTAGCTGTATATGTTAGTGGTTCCATGGTTTAAAAACTAATTTCATTTGAACAAAACCTAAAGTAATGAAGAAACTAGGGACCCTGAAAGTTGAAACCGATCACCATTTTTTTGTCTGGCCATTGCCGAATCATCTTGGGTTGTACACATTTATGAGCAATTCATACAAACATTTTTTGTTTTTACTTCTTTGCCACAAATACAGTACCTAAAGCTCTAGGTCAATAAGATCTTAATGCTGGAATAGGAGGCTCGATTGGAATGGACCCGGAACTATTTCCTCTAAGTGCAGTCTAGGATATTGAATTTTATACTATGGAAGAGAAGTTTTCCGAAAACTGATATATACTCCTTCCCTTGGTTCCAAGATCCAATAAAGTTCTTAGCTACTACATGTTATTGTAATAAATGAGACTGATCTCCAAGCGATGAAGTTATCAGACATCACCAACAATGATAAAACATTCATCTTGTCGATTATTTGCCTCCAGAATCTTCCAATCTTTTCGTACTAGCAGGCCTCTAGAGAACCATGCTTATTATATTGTATCTGTTAGTCTATTTCTCTTTTTTCAACCTAAAATGTGATAATGATACCAGATGGGGGAAGAAACCCAACTTTCGATGAGAAATTCCATATACCCCTCATTGAAGGGCTCCGCGAGTTGAATGTTGTCGTTTGGAACAGCAACACATTAACCCACGATGACTTCATCGGCAGTGGCAGGTTTGTGCTCTTATCGTCCATCAGTATGTTAAATAGCGGTTACTGTTTAGTGAGTAACCATTGGCTTTGGCTGTGCTTTCTTGTAGAGTATATCTGCACAAGGTGCTCGCAAATGGCTATGATGATTCCTCATGGCCACTTCAGACACGCAACATGAGGTACTCCTGTCTCACATACCTTGACTGCACTGGTCTTATGAACTTTCTGAAAGCGGGAAGTTTGCAGATCCGCTGGGGAAGTGAAGCTCATTATGCATGTTGATGTCTCGGCAATGGTGAGATATTGATTTATTATTCCTTTTGCCTTCTTAGCACTGGCGTGTGCCTGATTGTCTTTATTATGTCTGACAGAAGAACAAAATGGGTAGAAGTATCGGTGCAGCAAGTACACATTCTGTTCCTCCACCTTCAATGCCAGCCCCAGCCCCAGTCCCAATCCCAGCACCAGCCGCAGCACCAGCACTAGCATCAGCAGTTCCATACACTGGGGTTCCACCTTCGTATCCACCTGCTCCAGCATATCCTGCGGCATCTGCATACTCTGCTTACCCAACTCCTAGCCAATCACCATATACAACTACAGAATATCCACCACCTCTGCAGCAAGCATACCCACCCCCTTCGGCAGGATACCCTCCATCGTATCCACCGCAGCCATATGGTCAACCATATCCGCCGCAACCATATGGTCAACCATACCCACTCCCACCAGAGGCACAGTCCCCGTATCCACCTGGTAAGTTTCAACTGAGCAGAGATAAATTCACCTTTTTCAAGATATTAGTCAGTGCTCTAACCAGATGATCCCTATTTGCCTCAATTGATCTTATGCAGCACCTTACCCTGGTACCTATCCACCAAGACCTTATTGATATATCAGCTTCAGTAACCACGAGCAGGGGCATCAAAAGCAGCAAACAACAGTGGTTATTGCTATATGATGTGTGCCTGCGTGTGGGTTCTTTGTTTCTAGTTATTTGGTTATTCTTCCTAACAGAATTCTACGTACACCGCTGAACTGTCACACTGATCTCAAGTCAGCTAAAGATCTGTATGGTAATTGTTTGATGAGAAATCAAAAAAGGAATGTTGTGAATTCACTTGTCTGAAGCTGAAGCTTGGCTAAGTGCAACAGATGGAAATTGCTTCCTTTTTGTGAATCATGCAAACAGCCCAGCGACCATCAGTTATATTTACCCTCTCCAATATGTACCATAGGCAGCTTGTAGAATGTCTCGATGAAATCCATCCTATATTGCTCGCTGTGTGTTTGCCAAAATAGAGATCAGGCCCAGCTTGCTTTTGTCTTGGAGTCAATGTCTGACTGTTCTGTGTGACCAAACAATTGTACATAGTAGGGTATTGCTAGCAACTGCAGACGCGTTAGCTGCAAAGATTGCAGCACCTGGTCGACTTGAAACTTGGAATATATCTGTAATGGTCAATAAATTTGCTTCAGTGATGGAAGCTCTTAACACGTGGTGATTTGAGAAATGGTATTTTCATGTTTTTTCCTTTGCTTTGGCACATGGATTATCGTATGTTTTAGGCCTTTCAGATTTTTAAGT
The genomic region above belongs to Panicum hallii strain FIL2 chromosome 4, PHallii_v3.1, whole genome shotgun sequence and contains:
- the LOC112888830 gene encoding probable E3 ubiquitin ligase SUD1: MAEIAERAAAGELPEEPRPPPGGEEEEEEEEEEEGDVCRICRNRGDEGHPLRYPCACSGSIKFVHQDCLLQWLDHSNSRQCEVCKHAFSFSPVYAENAPTRLPFQELIVGVGMKACHVFQFILRLAFVLSVWLMIIPFITYWIWRLTFVRSLGEAQRLFLSHISAQLILSDCLHGFLLSAIIVLIFLGATSLRDYIRHLRELGGHDAERDDGGRERHGARAVRRLAGPNNRVPADGNIDELAEAQGIGAGELLRRNAENVAARLERLEAQVEQMLDGLDDADGAEDVPFDELVGMQGPVFHLVENAITVLASNAIFLIVVIFVPFSLGRIVLYYLSWFFSSASTPMLAKMMPFTETAISIANDTLKSALNVVKNFSSDSNNEGVIGHVIEVVTQSLKINATGLSVIQGTGKSSLIKGTTIGSSYLSDLTTLAVGYMFIFCLVFLYIGSLALLRYARGERFTIGRLYGIATILEAIPSLCRQFFAGMKHLMTMVKVAFLLVIELGVFPLMCGWWLDVCTLKMLGTTIAQRVEFFTMSPLASSSIHWLVGIVYMLQISIFVSLLRGVLRNGVLYFLRDPADPNYNPFRDLIDDPVHKHARRVLLSVAVYGSLIVMLVFLPVKLAMRVAPSIFPLDITIFDPFTEIPVDVLLFQICIPFAIEHFKPRATIKSLLHHWFAAVGWALGLTDFLLPKPEENGGQENWNGRAERRDRGHGGREMIAPQVEQRMIQHVAAEDNGRGNANEANDVAEEPDVDDQGDSEYGFVLRIVLLLVLAWMTLLIFNAGMIVIPISIGRLVFEAVPRLPITHGIKCNDLFSFSIGCYILWSAAAGTRYAIDYTRSRQLGILVQQICKWCSIVLKSSVLLSIWIFVIPVLIGLLFELLVIVPMRVPIDESPVFLLYQDWALGLIFLKIWTRLVMLDQMAPLVDESWRSKFERVRDDGFSRLRGLWVLHEIIMPIVTKLLTALCVPYVLARGIFPVLGYPLIVNSAVYRFAWLGCLIFSALFFCGKRFHVWFTNLHNSIRDDRYLIGRRLHNFGEDTPEPSESGATIGSDDQDRALVLQDQEEEVGLRLRHNNVRANQQPRLAF
- the LOC112890996 gene encoding leucine-rich repeat extensin-like protein 3, with the protein product MSIHGLILEVRVTGCRKLRDTEFFTRQDPYVVLEYATTKLRTRTCTDGGRNPTFDEKFHIPLIEGLRELNVVVWNSNTLTHDDFIGSGRVYLHKVLANGYDDSSWPLQTRNMRSAGEVKLIMHVDVSAMKNKMGRSIGAASTHSVPPPSMPAPAPVPIPAPAAAPALASAVPYTGVPPSYPPAPAYPAASAYSAYPTPSQSPYTTTEYPPPLQQAYPPPSAGYPPSYPPQPYGQPYPPQPYGQPYPLPPEAQSPYPPAPYPGTYPPRPY